One genomic window of Streptomonospora nanhaiensis includes the following:
- a CDS encoding cytochrome ubiquinol oxidase subunit I, whose amino-acid sequence MFDDPLILARLQFALTASTHYIFVAFTLGLAPFILFGQLSATLRRDADRMRGVRFWGGLYVVNYAMGVLSGLVMELQLALNWSGLSDMFGHVFGAPLAVETMGAFFVESTFLGLWIFGWDRMGRWAHLACFGVVTATAYLSAYWVLVSNGFLKYPVGFRVEDGTAVLTDPVAMLTNPATLLALGHIALSALLLGGAVVMAVSAYHLARRSDPYGVFSRGIRRGLVVFAAALMPTAAVGGMQFALYDMVPPTSGSTYSAQEIEAIEARYAANSQLELVGGLGDAFMMGFWSLMFFLTPVLLLAWLLRGLDRWRWLLWPLTFLPFLPYIASVAGWALRETGRQPWVVEDLLTTADAMTDMTPGMAVVSFSLFTLAFAVLATVTYALLVRYAVRGPDRGPLTPAAPEPPAAPAHAPAF is encoded by the coding sequence ATGTTCGACGATCCCCTGATCCTCGCCCGCCTGCAGTTCGCGCTGACGGCGAGCACCCACTACATCTTCGTGGCCTTCACCCTGGGCCTGGCGCCGTTCATCCTGTTCGGCCAGCTCAGCGCCACCCTGCGCCGGGACGCCGACCGGATGCGCGGCGTCCGGTTCTGGGGCGGGCTCTACGTCGTCAACTACGCCATGGGCGTGCTCTCCGGCCTGGTGATGGAGCTGCAGCTCGCGTTGAACTGGAGCGGGCTGAGCGACATGTTCGGCCACGTCTTCGGCGCGCCGCTGGCCGTGGAGACCATGGGCGCCTTCTTCGTGGAGTCGACCTTCCTGGGCCTGTGGATCTTCGGCTGGGACCGCATGGGCCGCTGGGCGCACCTGGCGTGCTTCGGCGTGGTCACCGCCACCGCCTACCTGTCGGCCTACTGGGTGCTGGTCTCCAACGGCTTCTTGAAGTACCCGGTCGGCTTCCGCGTCGAGGACGGCACGGCCGTGCTGACCGACCCCGTCGCGATGCTCACCAACCCCGCCACCCTGCTGGCACTGGGCCACATCGCGCTGAGCGCGCTGCTGCTGGGCGGCGCGGTGGTGATGGCGGTGAGCGCCTACCACCTGGCGCGGCGCAGCGACCCCTACGGCGTCTTCAGCCGGGGCATCCGCCGCGGCCTGGTGGTCTTCGCGGCGGCGCTGATGCCCACGGCCGCGGTGGGCGGGATGCAGTTCGCCCTCTACGACATGGTGCCGCCGACCTCGGGCTCGACCTACTCCGCGCAGGAGATCGAGGCCATCGAAGCGCGGTATGCGGCCAACAGCCAACTGGAGCTGGTCGGCGGGCTTGGCGACGCCTTCATGATGGGCTTCTGGTCGCTGATGTTCTTCCTGACGCCGGTGCTGCTGCTGGCCTGGCTGCTGCGCGGCCTGGACCGCTGGCGCTGGCTGCTGTGGCCGCTGACCTTCCTGCCGTTCCTGCCCTACATCGCCAGCGTCGCCGGCTGGGCGCTGCGCGAGACCGGCCGCCAGCCGTGGGTGGTGGAGGACCTGCTGACCACGGCCGACGCCATGACCGACATGACCCCGGGCATGGCCGTGGTCTCGTTCTCCCTGTTCACGCTGGCCTTCGCGGTCCTGGCGACCGTCACCTACGCGCTGCTGGTGCGCTACGCGGTGCGCGGCCCCGACCGGGGCCCGCTCACCCCCGCCGCGCCCGAGCCGCCCGCCGCGCCGGCGCACGCGCCCGCCTTCTAG
- a CDS encoding response regulator has protein sequence MIRVLLADDQALVRAGFRALLDSAPDITVVAEAADGAEAVRQARAERPDVVLMDIRMPGLDGLAATAQILADPALEAVRIVILTTFDLDEYIFEALRAGASGFLVKDTEPEDLLQGVRVVARGDALLSPGVTRRLIADYARRPRRPAPSTRLNGLTDREREVLALVAEGLSNEEISRRLVVSPATAKTHVSRIMVKLGMRDRAQLVVLAYETSLVVPGWAD, from the coding sequence GTGATCCGGGTTCTTCTCGCCGACGACCAGGCGCTGGTGCGCGCCGGGTTCCGGGCGCTGCTGGACAGCGCGCCCGACATCACCGTGGTGGCCGAGGCGGCCGACGGCGCCGAGGCGGTGCGCCAGGCCCGGGCCGAGCGCCCCGACGTGGTGCTCATGGACATCCGCATGCCGGGCCTGGACGGCCTGGCCGCCACGGCCCAGATCCTGGCCGACCCCGCGCTGGAGGCGGTGCGGATCGTCATCCTCACGACGTTCGACCTGGACGAGTACATCTTCGAGGCGCTGCGCGCGGGCGCCAGCGGGTTCCTGGTCAAGGACACCGAGCCCGAGGACCTCCTCCAGGGCGTGCGGGTGGTGGCGCGCGGCGACGCCCTGCTGTCGCCCGGGGTCACCCGGCGGCTGATCGCCGACTACGCCCGCCGCCCGCGCCGGCCGGCGCCCTCCACCCGGCTCAACGGGCTGACCGACCGGGAGCGGGAGGTGCTGGCGCTGGTGGCCGAGGGGCTGTCCAACGAGGAGATCTCCCGGCGGCTGGTGGTGAGCCCGGCCACGGCCAAGACCCACGTCAGCCGGATCATGGTGAAGCTGGGCATGCGCGACCGCGCCCAGCTGGTCGTGCTGGCCTACGAGACCTCGCTGGTGGTGCCCGGCTGGGCCGACTGA
- a CDS encoding sensor histidine kinase has product MRSVPLPTRRDTAVTLVTAVVSLATTLFAEQLLQDGAPSRPLAPWGLVWMAAAVAPLLWRSRYPAAVAAISAPLSVLYYPLGFPDGCVGLAGAIALFGAAADGRRWQAWTLAAAQFLVIHLWEALAYGAPRLGPALGMLAWCLVLVGSGELKRKHTEYRALARERADEAARTREESVRRRISEERVQLARDVHDTVAHNISLINVQAGTALYLIETEPERAAEALATIKRTSKETLRELRATLNVLRSADERAPRSPAPGLDRLAELAEGTRGAGLDVRVVRTGADRPLSANTQTAAYRIVQEALTNAVRHARATTVVVEVDVADDGVRLSVTDDGAASGEFTVGNGITGMRERAAALGGELAAGARPGGGFAVRARLPDRAEPGGPAGGGPASGDDSGARPRQPAAAAPAQEERQA; this is encoded by the coding sequence GTGAGGTCTGTCCCGCTTCCCACCCGCCGCGACACCGCCGTCACCCTGGTGACGGCCGTCGTCTCCCTGGCCACCACGCTGTTCGCCGAGCAGTTGCTGCAGGACGGCGCGCCCTCGCGCCCGCTGGCGCCCTGGGGGCTGGTGTGGATGGCGGCCGCGGTGGCGCCGCTGCTGTGGCGCAGCCGCTACCCGGCGGCGGTGGCCGCCATCAGCGCGCCGCTGTCGGTGCTGTACTACCCGCTGGGGTTCCCCGACGGCTGCGTCGGGCTGGCCGGGGCGATCGCGCTGTTCGGGGCGGCGGCCGACGGCCGCCGGTGGCAGGCCTGGACCCTGGCCGCGGCGCAGTTCCTGGTCATCCACCTGTGGGAGGCGCTGGCCTACGGCGCGCCGCGCTTGGGCCCGGCCCTGGGCATGCTGGCCTGGTGCCTGGTGCTGGTGGGCAGCGGGGAGCTGAAGCGCAAGCACACCGAGTACCGGGCGCTGGCCCGCGAGCGCGCCGACGAGGCCGCGCGCACCCGCGAGGAGTCCGTCCGGCGGCGGATCTCCGAGGAGCGCGTGCAACTGGCGCGCGACGTCCACGACACCGTGGCGCACAACATCTCGCTGATCAACGTGCAGGCGGGCACCGCGCTCTACCTCATCGAGACCGAGCCCGAGCGCGCCGCCGAGGCGCTGGCCACGATCAAGCGCACCAGCAAGGAGACCCTGCGCGAACTGCGGGCCACCCTGAATGTGCTGCGCTCGGCCGATGAGCGGGCGCCGCGCTCCCCGGCGCCGGGCCTGGACCGCCTCGCCGAACTCGCCGAGGGCACCCGGGGCGCCGGCCTGGACGTGCGGGTGGTGCGCACCGGCGCCGACCGCCCCCTGTCGGCCAACACCCAGACGGCGGCCTACCGTATCGTCCAGGAGGCGCTGACCAACGCCGTGCGGCACGCCCGCGCCACGACCGTGGTGGTCGAGGTGGACGTGGCCGACGACGGCGTGCGCCTGTCGGTGACCGACGACGGCGCGGCCTCGGGGGAGTTCACGGTGGGCAACGGGATCACCGGCATGCGGGAGCGGGCCGCCGCCCTGGGCGGCGAGCTGGCGGCCGGGGCGCGCCCGGGCGGCGGGTTCGCCGTGCGGGCCCGGCTGCCCGACCGGGCCGAGCCCGGCGGCCCCGCCGGCGGTGGTCCGGCCAGTGGAGACGACAGCGGTGCGAGACCCCGGCAGCCGGCCGCGGCGGCGCCCGCACAGGAGGAGCGGCAGGCGTGA
- a CDS encoding DMT family transporter, which yields MTSHADIPACLSTLEYAVVSENHSAARPSAAASSSSSLPAASSPGSARRGFALLTAAGVLWGTGGLAGHLLQADGVPPLAVAAYRLLVAGALITAFLAAAGRLGRLPRSRPPAVRLAANALLHAVFQSLYFASLAFIPVGLATLVKIGSVPVFVAVGICLAARRVPSRRLAAAVLLAVAGLALLAGFPAGDAPPLTLALGLACALGAGLTFSVMTLLNRAPVAGLDPLVNVGVGLLAGGLLLLPAGLVAGMAVPARPLPLALLVFLGLVPTALAYLAYFGGLRTASDAGAAVGTIAEPLTAAVLSMVLLGEQMTAAGAVGAVLLLAAMGVDQAAEALRRRRSG from the coding sequence GTGACGTCCCACGCCGACATCCCTGCCTGCCTGTCGACGTTGGAGTACGCCGTCGTGTCCGAAAACCACTCTGCCGCGCGCCCGTCCGCCGCGGCGTCCTCGTCCTCGTCCCTGCCCGCCGCGTCCTCCCCCGGCTCCGCCCGGCGCGGGTTCGCGCTGCTCACCGCCGCCGGCGTGCTGTGGGGCACCGGCGGCCTCGCCGGGCACCTGCTCCAGGCCGACGGCGTGCCGCCGCTGGCCGTGGCCGCCTACCGGCTGCTGGTGGCCGGCGCCCTGATCACCGCGTTCCTGGCCGCCGCCGGGCGGCTGGGCCGGCTGCCGCGCTCGCGCCCGCCGGCCGTCCGGCTGGCGGCCAACGCGCTGCTGCACGCGGTGTTCCAGAGCCTGTACTTCGCCTCCCTGGCGTTCATCCCGGTGGGGCTGGCAACCCTGGTCAAGATCGGCAGCGTGCCGGTGTTCGTCGCCGTGGGGATCTGCCTGGCGGCGCGCCGGGTGCCGTCGCGGCGGCTGGCGGCGGCGGTGCTGCTGGCCGTGGCCGGGCTGGCGCTGCTGGCCGGGTTCCCGGCGGGCGACGCGCCGCCGCTGACGCTGGCGCTGGGGCTGGCCTGCGCGCTGGGCGCCGGGCTGACGTTCTCGGTGATGACCCTTCTCAACCGCGCCCCCGTTGCCGGGCTGGACCCGCTGGTCAACGTGGGCGTGGGGCTGCTGGCGGGCGGGCTGCTGCTGCTCCCGGCCGGGCTGGTGGCCGGCATGGCCGTGCCGGCGCGGCCGCTGCCGCTGGCGCTGCTGGTGTTCCTGGGCCTGGTGCCCACCGCGCTGGCCTACCTCGCCTACTTCGGCGGGCTGCGCACCGCCTCCGACGCCGGCGCGGCCGTGGGCACCATCGCCGAGCCGCTCACGGCGGCGGTGCTGTCCATGGTGCTGCTGGGCGAGCAGATGACCGCGGCCGGCGCGGTGGGCGCGGTGCTGCTGCTGGCCGCCATGGGCGTGGACCAGGCCGCCGAGGCGCTGCGGCGGCGCCGGTCGGGCTGA
- a CDS encoding spermidine synthase, with protein MAAWGGGPVRPEVELLRDADRPDSWLLLVDGTPQSHVDLSDPAYLDFEYVRRIGHVIDLLAPPGAPVRALHLGAGALTLARYVAATRPGSRQRAVDNNERLVALVRRELPWDRRADLRVGVGDARAWLAQRHSASADLVVCDVFAGARTPAALTSTEFFADVARVLAPGGVCAANVGDGRRLAHVRAQAVTLAEVFAHVVLIAAPGVLRGRRFGNFVLLGSDAPLPVAELTARAHRDPDMARVLAGEVLARFTAGAAPVRDATAKDSPAPPDDAFAR; from the coding sequence ATGGCGGCGTGGGGCGGCGGACCGGTGCGACCCGAGGTGGAGCTGCTGCGCGACGCCGACCGCCCGGACTCCTGGCTGCTGCTGGTCGACGGCACCCCGCAGTCCCACGTGGACCTGTCCGACCCCGCCTACCTCGACTTCGAGTACGTGCGGCGCATCGGCCACGTCATCGACCTGCTGGCGCCGCCGGGCGCGCCCGTCCGCGCCCTGCACCTGGGCGCGGGCGCGCTGACCCTGGCGCGCTACGTTGCCGCCACCCGGCCCGGTTCGCGCCAGCGCGCGGTCGACAACAACGAGCGGCTGGTCGCCCTGGTGCGCCGGGAGCTGCCGTGGGACCGGCGCGCCGACCTGCGGGTGGGGGTGGGCGACGCCCGCGCGTGGCTGGCCCAGCGGCACTCCGCAAGCGCCGACCTGGTGGTGTGCGACGTGTTCGCCGGCGCGCGCACCCCGGCCGCGCTGACCTCCACCGAGTTCTTCGCCGACGTGGCGCGGGTCCTGGCGCCGGGCGGGGTGTGCGCGGCCAACGTGGGCGACGGCCGGCGGCTGGCGCACGTGCGCGCCCAGGCGGTGACGCTGGCGGAGGTGTTCGCGCACGTGGTGCTGATCGCCGCGCCGGGCGTGCTGCGGGGGCGGCGGTTCGGCAACTTCGTGCTGCTGGGCTCGGACGCCCCGCTGCCGGTGGCGGAGCTGACCGCGCGCGCCCACCGCGACCCCGACATGGCGCGGGTGCTGGCCGGGGAGGTGCTGGCGCGGTTCACCGCGGGCGCCGCGCCGGTGCGCGACGCCACGGCCAAGGACTCCCCCGCCCCGCCCGACGACGCGTTCGCGCGCTGA
- a CDS encoding aldo/keto reductase — MRMRTIGDRTVSAIGLGAMPLSVAGRPDRDRAVATVHAALDAGVTLIDTADAYHPGGGAGHNEELVAEALAAYGGDTSEVLVATKGGHVRPEDGSWTLNGRPEYLKRACEDSLRRLRTDAIGLYQFHRPDPEVPFEESVGALRDLLDEGKIRMAGISNADPAQIRTANEVLGGRLASVQNEFSLRFRSSEPELELCAELKIAFLPWSPLGGAREAAGLAGSRGAFARIAAERGVSPQRLCLAWMLAKAPVVVPIPGASRPETIADSAQAADLELSAGELAELDRA, encoded by the coding sequence ATGCGGATGCGAACCATCGGCGACCGGACCGTCAGCGCCATCGGCCTGGGCGCCATGCCGCTGTCGGTCGCCGGGCGCCCCGACCGCGACCGCGCGGTCGCCACCGTCCACGCCGCCCTGGACGCCGGGGTGACGCTGATCGACACCGCCGACGCCTACCACCCCGGCGGCGGCGCCGGGCACAACGAGGAGCTGGTCGCCGAGGCCCTGGCCGCCTACGGCGGCGACACCTCCGAGGTGCTGGTGGCGACCAAGGGCGGCCACGTGCGGCCCGAGGACGGCTCCTGGACGCTCAACGGGCGGCCGGAGTACCTGAAGCGGGCCTGCGAGGACTCTTTGCGGCGGCTGCGCACCGACGCGATCGGGCTCTACCAGTTCCACCGGCCCGACCCCGAGGTCCCCTTCGAGGAGTCGGTGGGCGCGCTGCGCGACCTGCTGGACGAGGGCAAGATCCGCATGGCCGGGATCTCCAACGCCGACCCCGCCCAGATCCGCACCGCCAACGAGGTGCTGGGCGGGCGGCTGGCCTCGGTGCAGAACGAGTTCTCGCTGCGGTTCCGCTCCAGCGAGCCGGAGCTGGAGCTGTGCGCGGAGCTGAAGATCGCGTTCCTGCCGTGGTCGCCGCTGGGCGGCGCGCGCGAGGCCGCCGGGCTGGCGGGCTCGCGCGGGGCGTTCGCGCGTATCGCGGCCGAGCGCGGGGTCAGCCCGCAGCGGCTGTGCCTGGCCTGGATGCTGGCCAAGGCGCCGGTGGTGGTGCCGATCCCGGGGGCCTCGCGGCCCGAGACCATCGCCGACAGCGCCCAGGCGGCCGACCTGGAGCTGAGCGCCGGGGAGCTGGCCGAGCTGGACCGCGCCTAA
- a CDS encoding proline--tRNA ligase: MSTLFLRTLREDPADAEVPSHKLMVRGGYVRRAAPGVYSWMPLGKMVLDNVAAVIREEMDRIGGQEVLLPALLPREYYDASGRWTEYGDSIFRLKDRKGADYLLGPTHEELFTLLVKGEYSSYKDFPVILYQIQEKFRDEARPRAGVLRGREFHMKDSYSFDLDDEGLERSYELHRQAYIRAFDRLGLRYVIVSAMSGAMGGSASEEFLAETPTGEDTFVRSTESDYAANVEAVRTPAPPALPIEGQPEAQVHHTPNTPTIETLVDFFNAAGLGRTFTAADTLKNVLVKTRAPGAADWEVMGIGVPGDREVDMKRLEAVLHPAEVALLDEADFAANPFLVKGYVGPNALLHNKLRYLVDPRVVEGSAWITGADKADHHVMNLVCGRDFVPDGTIEAAEVREGDPSPDGKGTLYTARGIEIGHIFQLGRKFANAFELDALGPDGKPRRVTMGSYGIGVSRVVAAIVEQSHDDKGIIWPREVAPADVHVVGTGKGEQIEVALRIAGELEERGVRVLVDDRKGVSPGVKFTDAELLGVPTALIVGKGLDQGVVELRDRATGERAEIPLETAVERVAAVVDGG, from the coding sequence ATGTCGACCCTGTTCCTGCGCACCCTGCGCGAGGACCCGGCGGACGCCGAGGTGCCGAGCCACAAGCTCATGGTGCGCGGCGGGTACGTGCGCCGCGCCGCGCCCGGGGTGTACTCCTGGATGCCGCTCGGCAAGATGGTGCTGGACAACGTCGCCGCGGTCATCCGCGAGGAGATGGACCGCATCGGCGGGCAGGAGGTCCTGCTGCCCGCGCTGCTGCCCCGCGAGTACTACGACGCGTCGGGGCGCTGGACCGAGTACGGCGACTCCATCTTCCGGCTCAAGGACCGCAAGGGCGCCGACTACCTCCTGGGCCCCACCCACGAGGAGCTGTTCACCCTGCTCGTCAAGGGCGAGTACTCCTCCTACAAGGACTTCCCGGTCATCCTGTACCAGATCCAGGAGAAGTTCCGCGACGAGGCCCGCCCCCGGGCCGGCGTGCTGCGCGGCCGGGAGTTCCACATGAAGGACTCCTACTCCTTCGACCTCGACGACGAAGGGCTGGAGCGCTCCTACGAGCTGCACCGCCAGGCCTACATCCGTGCGTTCGACCGGCTCGGCCTCCGGTACGTCATCGTCTCGGCGATGTCGGGCGCCATGGGCGGCTCGGCCTCGGAGGAGTTCCTGGCCGAGACCCCCACCGGCGAGGACACCTTCGTGCGCAGCACGGAGTCCGACTACGCCGCCAACGTCGAGGCCGTGCGCACCCCCGCGCCCCCCGCCCTGCCGATCGAGGGGCAGCCCGAGGCGCAGGTGCACCACACCCCCAACACCCCCACCATCGAGACCCTGGTCGACTTCTTCAACGCCGCAGGGCTGGGCCGCACCTTCACCGCCGCCGACACCCTCAAGAACGTCCTGGTCAAGACCCGCGCCCCGGGCGCGGCCGACTGGGAGGTCATGGGCATCGGCGTGCCCGGCGACCGCGAGGTCGACATGAAGCGGCTGGAGGCGGTGCTGCACCCCGCCGAGGTCGCGCTGCTGGACGAGGCCGACTTCGCCGCCAACCCCTTCCTGGTCAAGGGCTACGTCGGTCCCAACGCGCTGCTGCACAACAAGCTGCGCTACCTCGTGGACCCCCGCGTGGTCGAGGGCTCGGCCTGGATCACCGGCGCCGACAAGGCCGACCACCACGTCATGAACCTGGTGTGCGGGCGCGACTTCGTCCCCGACGGCACCATCGAGGCCGCCGAGGTCCGCGAGGGCGACCCCTCGCCCGACGGCAAGGGCACCCTCTACACCGCCCGCGGCATCGAGATCGGCCACATCTTCCAGCTCGGCCGCAAGTTCGCCAACGCCTTCGAGCTGGACGCCCTGGGCCCCGACGGCAAGCCCCGGCGCGTCACCATGGGCTCCTACGGCATCGGCGTCTCCCGCGTGGTCGCCGCCATCGTGGAGCAGTCCCACGACGACAAGGGCATCATCTGGCCGCGCGAGGTGGCGCCCGCCGACGTCCACGTGGTCGGCACCGGCAAGGGCGAGCAGATCGAGGTCGCCCTGCGCATCGCCGGCGAACTGGAGGAGCGCGGCGTGCGCGTGCTCGTGGACGACCGCAAGGGCGTCTCGCCCGGCGTGAAGTTCACCGACGCCGAGCTGCTGGGCGTGCCCACCGCGCTCATCGTCGGCAAGGGCCTGGACCAGGGTGTCGTGGAGCTGCGCGACCGCGCCACCGGCGAGCGCGCCGAGATCCCGCTGGAGACCGCCGTGGAGCGGGTCGCCGCGGTGGTCGACGGCGGCTGA
- a CDS encoding ferritin-like domain-containing protein, whose translation MTATPEDAEEFDTAEALQRALRAEHAAVYAYGYIGARSQDEDRRLRCYEYLDAHRGQRDTLKGELRERDAVPAAGESSYALPESDSGEALADYAVEVEDLTAQAYLELAAAPDSALRELALRSLQDATLRGMEWGADLPVFPGFPGGAPPAPDGG comes from the coding sequence ATGACCGCCACCCCCGAGGACGCCGAGGAGTTCGACACCGCCGAGGCGCTGCAGCGCGCCCTGCGGGCCGAGCACGCCGCCGTCTACGCCTACGGCTACATCGGCGCCCGCTCCCAGGACGAGGACCGCCGCCTGCGCTGCTACGAGTACCTCGACGCCCACCGCGGGCAGCGCGACACCCTCAAGGGCGAGCTGCGCGAACGCGACGCGGTGCCGGCGGCGGGCGAGAGCTCCTACGCGCTGCCCGAGTCCGACTCCGGCGAGGCGCTGGCCGACTACGCCGTGGAGGTGGAGGACCTCACCGCACAGGCCTACCTGGAACTGGCCGCCGCGCCCGACTCCGCGCTGCGCGAGCTGGCGCTGCGCTCGCTGCAGGACGCCACGCTGCGCGGCATGGAGTGGGGCGCGGACCTGCCGGTGTTCCCGGGGTTCCCCGGCGGGGCGCCGCCCGCGCCCGACGGCGGCTGA
- the rimP gene encoding ribosome maturation factor RimP — protein MGAQARHERLAALLTPLLAEAGLELESIEVTPAGKRRLLRVVVDSDNGVDLDAVGEVSQEISTALDSSDAMGKAPYVLEVTSPGVDRPLTLPRHWRRSRGRLVRAATAEGGEVQGRVKDADDDGVTLEVDGRDRRYGYSDLRRAKVQVEFRRETGDDAAD, from the coding sequence ATGGGCGCGCAGGCCCGCCACGAACGTCTCGCCGCGCTGCTGACGCCCCTGCTGGCCGAGGCCGGGCTGGAGCTGGAGTCGATCGAGGTCACCCCGGCCGGCAAGCGGCGGCTGCTGCGCGTCGTGGTGGACTCCGACAACGGCGTCGACCTCGACGCCGTCGGCGAGGTCAGCCAGGAGATCTCGACCGCCCTCGACTCCTCCGACGCCATGGGCAAGGCCCCCTACGTCCTGGAGGTCACCTCGCCCGGGGTCGACCGCCCGCTGACCCTGCCCCGCCACTGGCGGCGCTCGCGCGGCCGGCTGGTCCGCGCCGCCACGGCCGAGGGCGGCGAGGTCCAGGGCCGGGTCAAGGACGCCGACGACGACGGCGTCACCCTGGAGGTCGACGGCCGCGATCGCCGCTACGGCTATTCTGACCTGCGGCGCGCAAAGGTCCAGGTGGAATTCCGCCGCGAAACCGGCGACGACGCGGCGGACTAG
- the nusA gene encoding transcription termination factor NusA: MSVLRSLEREKDISVDLVVKAIEDALLIAYHRQEGTESAARVELDRATGHVTVWAAETDDDGNVVREYDATPSGFGRIATSTAKQVILQRLRDAEDELTLGEFAGRESEIVSGLIQQGKDPRNVLVDLGKIEAILPPQEQVPGEPYTHGERLRAYVVQVRKGHRGPSVTLSRTHPNLVRKLFELEVPEIADGTVEIAAIAREAGHRTKMAVKSNKSGVNAKGACIGPLGSRVRNVMAELNGEKIDIVDYSEDPAVFVGNALSPARVTRVEVLDRAGKVARVTVPDYQQSLAIGKEGQNARLAARLTGWRIDIRSDAEPAEQDDSPARPAPEDPERPSGQPDAPTR, translated from the coding sequence ATGAGTGTCCTGCGCAGTCTGGAGCGCGAGAAGGACATCTCGGTGGACCTCGTCGTCAAGGCGATCGAGGACGCCCTGCTGATCGCCTACCACCGCCAGGAGGGCACGGAGTCCGCCGCGCGGGTCGAACTCGACCGCGCCACCGGCCACGTCACCGTGTGGGCCGCCGAGACCGACGACGACGGCAACGTCGTGCGCGAGTACGACGCCACGCCCTCGGGGTTCGGCCGCATCGCCACCTCGACCGCCAAGCAGGTCATCCTCCAGCGGCTGCGCGACGCCGAGGACGAGCTGACCCTGGGCGAGTTCGCCGGCCGCGAGTCCGAGATCGTGTCGGGCCTGATCCAGCAGGGCAAGGACCCCCGCAACGTGCTGGTCGACCTCGGCAAGATCGAGGCCATCCTGCCGCCCCAGGAGCAGGTCCCCGGCGAGCCCTACACCCACGGCGAGCGGCTGCGCGCCTACGTGGTGCAGGTCCGCAAGGGCCACCGCGGCCCCTCGGTCACGCTCTCGCGCACCCACCCCAACCTGGTGCGCAAGCTGTTCGAGCTGGAGGTGCCCGAGATCGCCGACGGCACCGTCGAGATCGCGGCCATCGCCCGCGAGGCCGGGCACCGCACCAAGATGGCGGTGAAGTCCAACAAGTCCGGCGTCAACGCCAAGGGCGCCTGCATCGGCCCGCTGGGCAGCCGCGTGCGCAACGTCATGGCGGAGCTCAACGGCGAGAAGATCGACATCGTCGACTACTCCGAGGACCCCGCCGTGTTCGTCGGCAACGCGCTGTCCCCGGCCCGGGTCACCCGCGTCGAGGTGCTCGACCGTGCGGGCAAGGTCGCGCGCGTGACCGTGCCCGACTACCAGCAGTCCCTGGCCATCGGCAAGGAGGGGCAGAACGCCCGGCTCGCGGCCCGGCTCACCGGCTGGCGGATCGACATCCGCTCCGACGCCGAGCCCGCCGAGCAGGACGACTCCCCGGCCCGACCGGCGCCCGAGGACCCCGAGCGGCCCTCGGGGCAGCCCGATGCCCCAACGCGCTAG
- a CDS encoding YlxR family protein, giving the protein MPQRARLEARDRARPVRTCVGCRSRAAQSDLVRLANLSGVVAPDPARRAPGRGAYLHADSRCWEAAKRRRVLPRAFRTAEGLDTSRVDAYFADA; this is encoded by the coding sequence ATGCCCCAACGCGCTAGACTGGAGGCTCGCGACCGCGCCCGCCCCGTACGGACGTGCGTGGGGTGCCGGTCGCGGGCGGCTCAGTCCGATCTGGTGCGGTTGGCGAACCTCTCCGGCGTTGTCGCGCCGGACCCCGCCAGGCGCGCACCCGGCCGCGGCGCCTACCTGCACGCCGACTCCCGCTGCTGGGAGGCGGCGAAGCGGCGGCGCGTCCTGCCGCGGGCCTTCCGGACCGCTGAAGGACTCGACACCTCCCGTGTCGACGCCTACTTCGCCGACGCGTAA